The DNA window CGCTTCATCCATATAGTGCGTACTAACTAATGTCGTCATACCATTAGCGGCGAGCTGATGAATTTGTTCCCAAAAATCACGGCGGGCGGCGGGGTCAACGCCTGCAGTGGGTTCGTCGAGTAATAATAGTTGTGGTTCATGCAGAAGACACGCCGCCAACGCAAGGCGTTGTTTCCAACCACCTGATAAAACGCCCGCGAGTTGGCTGGCACGAGTGCTTAAGCCTAATTGTTCTAAACTGGCTGAAACACGTTGTCGACGGTTATTGAGATGGTAAAGACGGGCGATAAAATCGAGATTTTCTCGAATAGTTAAATCTTCATATAAACTAAATTTTTGCGTCATATAACCGACTTTTTGCTTAATTTGGTTAGAATCTCGCAAAATGTCGTAATTAAGGCAAACCCCTTGCCCCGTGTCGGGTGTGAGTAACCCACACAACATGCGCATTGTCGTGGTTTTTCCGCTGCCATTAGGACCTAGAAAACCATAAATTTCACCGCGTTTGATACGCAGGGCTAAATTATTGACAACACAACGTGTACCAAATGTTTTACTGAGTTGCGAGACATCAATCACAAACTCGTTTGTCGCATCTGTGGGGCGTAGATTAATGAGGGCTGGCATGAGTGTTGAACTATTGCTTATTGAGTTGTTGTTTTTTCCAATCATCCGTTAAGCAACCTGCAAATCCCCAATTTTCTTCTGCAATTTCTTGAATAACGATATGGGTATGTTCTGGTTTTTTACCTAAGATACGCACCAGTGAATCAGTGATTTCTTGAACGAGTTGTTGTTTTTGTTCGCGGGTAATACCTTGAATAACTTGTATATTAATGTATGGCATAAAAGTACCTTTAAGTTTCGTAAAGACTACTGAATTATATGACAAGTATTATTTCTCAATAAAAAATGATTTGGTAGTGCTCAGGATTTAAAAGCGTCATTCGCATTAATTTTTTGTTTTAACCTAAGTTCTGCGAATTTTATTTTATAAAACTCGCAGAATTGGAGTTATATTAACAAGCTATAGCTTGTATTTTATAAATACAGGCTATAATATGTATTAAATAATTCTTTTAAAAATTTAAGGTTAACCGCTCGTTATGGAATTTTCTATTAAAATTTTGAATCAATTACGTCCCATCTTGCGTAGCTTTCGTAAAGCGCAAAAACTAACACAAACAGATATTGCGAAGCGGTTGGGCATTACTCAACAAAGCTATGCGCAATTAGAAGCAAACCCTGCTACCGCGAGTTTAGAAAGACTCTTTAAAGTGTTGGCTATATTAGAAGTCGATATTATTTTGAGAGAAAGAGTAGTAGATGTTACAAAGGTTATTCCTGATATGAAAAACCTTGCGTCTCTGAGTCAGGCAAATTTAGATGCTACAAAGGTTATTCCTGATATTTTTGATATAAAAAAAGAATTATCATATGCGTTTGATAGTTTAAAGAAAAAGCGGTGATACATGGGGAAAAGTTTACAAACACTGAATGTTTTGACAAATGGTGTTCTTGTTGGAAAATGGGAATACACGCAAAATAAAGATAGCTTTGTTTACGACAATAATTGGGTTAAACATGGCTATCCCTTGTCTCTCTCTTTACCTTTCACCGCAGATAATCAACGTTATCAAGGAGAAGTTGTTACTAACTTCTTTGATAATCTATTACCTGACAGCGATGTAATTCGCCGTCGTCTAGCTGTTCGTCACCGTGCAACAGACACTTCGCCATTTCAACTCCTAGCGACTATTGGACGTGATTGCGTTGGCGCAATCCAACTATTACCGCCTGATAAAATACCGACCGATTTACAAACCATTCAAGGAAAACTGCTAGATAATTCTGAAATTTCACAATTATTGAAAAATATCACCGTAAAAAATAGTTTTAACGAATTTGAAGAAGATTTACGTATTTCAATTGCAGGTGCACAGGAAAAAACAGCATTACTTTTTCATAATCAACAATGGTTATTACCACAAGGAAGTACACCCAGCACACATATTTTTAAATTACCGATAGGGTTGGTTGGTAATACACAAGCGGATATGCAAACCTCTGTAGAAAATGAGTGGTTATGCTCAAAAATTGTTCAGGCTTACGGAATAGACATTGCACAGTGTGAAATCGCACAATTTGAAGAACAAAAAGTGTTGATTGTAGAACGCTTTGATAGAAAGCTTGCGAGTAATCAACAATGGATTTTACGCCTTCCTCAAGAGGATTTTTGCCAAGCGTTAGGCGTATCATCACTGCATAAATATCAAGCAGAAGGCGGAGCAGGGATTGCGGATATTATGCGAATTTTAAATAGTTCTGAGCAAGCAACAGAAGACCGTAAAACTTTTTTTAAATCACAACTCATTTTTTGGTTATTAGCCGCTTGCGATGGACATGCGAAGAATTTTAGTATTTTTCATTTACCTAACGGTAATTATAGGCTAACGCCATTATATGATGTTTTATCTTTTCATCCCATTGCTGTAACAGGCAAAAATAAAATACCTTTTCAAAAATTAAAGTTAGCAATAGCGGTGCGGGGAAAAAGTGGGAATCACTATTTAGTCAGCAAAATTCAACGACGACACTGGCTTGAACAGGCTAATCAAGTGGGACTTGGTGAGAAAACGGCTGAAATAATCCTTGAAGAATTACACAATTCAACAGAGCAGGTATTAACAAGTGTTGAAAAATGCTTACCCCCTAATTTTCCACTAAACCTTGCAGAAACGATTTTCAACGGGATTCGCAAACAAGGTGCGTTGCTCTTCCATTAACGCACCTTACCCTTAACCCTTCCTTACCTACCCCACCTTAATCTGCAACATCTCCTCCCCATCCTCACCACTTAAATGCACTGCACAAGCAATACAGGGGTCAAAGCTGTGAATCGTGCGTAAGATTTCTATGGGTTGTTTTGGATTTTGGAGTTTTTGCCCTTGCAAAGCAGCTTCATATGCACCTGTTTGTCCTTGCGCATCACGTGGGCCTGCGTTCCATGTAGTCGGGACAACAGCTTGATAATTAGCAATTTTACCGTTTTCTATCACTATCCAATGCGCTAATGCGCCGCGTGGGGCTTCCATATAGCCAACGCCTTGGGCTTGTTTTGCCCATGTGTTGGGATGCCATTGGGTATCATTAAAGGTTTTCGTGTCGCCTTGGCGGATATTGTTTAATAAGTTGTCGTACCATATTTGCATTTGGTCGGCGACGATTTTACTTTCTAAACTACGCGTGGCAGTGCGTCCGAGTGTGGAATAAAGCGCGCTTATCGGTAAATCTAATTGACGTAAGCTACTATCAACCAATTCTTTAGTTTGGGCGTGTCCTGTGGCGTAGAGCATTAAAACACGGGCTAAAGGCCCAACTTCTACCGCTTTTCCGCGCCAGCGGGGGGATTTTAGCCATGAGTAGCTTTTTTCGACATCCAGTTGTTTATAAGGCGGGGTTGGGCCATCGTAGTGTAGTTTGGTTTCTCCGTGATAGGGGTGTAAGCCTTTGTCTTTTCCACTTTGATAGTCGTACCATGCGTGACTGACAAACTCTTGAATCTGTTCAGGGTCATTTAAATCGACGGGGTGTATTTCTTGTAAATTGCGGTTGAGAATTACGCCCGCAGGAATGAGATTGTTAGCTGGATTTTGTAGCCCATTTTGTGGGAAATCGCCGTAAGTCATGAAGTTGCCTAAGCCTTCGCCTTGTTGTGCCCAATCTTTATAAAAGCTGGCGATGGCAAGCGTATCGGGTAAATAGACTTGTTCGACAAAAAGCCGCATTTGTTGAATGATGTCATTCACTTGGGCTAAGCGTTTGGCGTTTAAGGCAGAATCAGAATTGAGGTCGATAGCACAGGGAACACCGCCGACGACAAAATTGGGATGGGGATTTTTTCCGCCGAAAATTGCATGAAGTTTGGCAACATCGCGTTGCCATGCAAGGGCTTCTAAGTAGTGTGAAACCGCCATTAAATTGGCTTCAGATGGAAGTTTGTAGGCAGGATGTCCCCAGTAGCCATTGGCAAAAATTCCTAATTGTCCGCCTTCAACAAAGCCTTTGAGCTTTTTCTGCATGTCGCTGAAGTAGCCTGCTGAGGATTTCGGGTAGTGGCTGATAGATTGGGCAAGGTCGGCAGTAGCTTTGGGGTCGGCTTGTAGGGCTGAGACGACATCGACCCAGTCTAGGGCGTGTAAATGATAGAAGTGCATGACGTGGTCATGTATGTATTGCGCCCCTATCATGAGGTTACGGATTAATTGGGCGTTGGCAGGAATGGGGTAATTTAAGGCGTTTTCTACGGCGCGAATTGATGCCATGCCATGCACGAGGGTGCAAACACCGCAAATCCGTTGCGCAAATGCCCACGCATCACGCGGGTCGCGCCCTTGTAAAATAATTTCTATGCCACGCACAGAAGTCCCTGACGAGTAAGCGGATTGAATCACTTGATTGTCATCAACTTGGGCTTCTATGCGTAAATGTCCCTCGATGCGCGTAATGGGGTCAACAACAAGGCGTTCGTTCATGCGGATTCTCCTGCGCTTTCGTCTAAATGCTCGGCTATCATTTCGGTTAAACCGACAATCGGCATGTTCATTTCGTACTCTTCCATGCCTTCTTCCATCACCGTGCGACAGTTAGCGCAGGCGGTGACGAGTTTGTCGACGTGGGCATTTTTTAATTGGGTGACTTTGCGATTAAAGACTTTGGTGCGTAATTCTGCTGCGTCTTCTATCGCGCCAACCCCGCCACCACCGCCACAACACCAGTTCATTTTTCCCGAGTCTTCCATTTCGACGAAGTCTTTAACAACTAAGTGCATGAGTCGACGCGGTTGTTCTATCACACCGCCACGGCGCACGAGTTGACAGGGGTCGTGGAAAGTCATTCGTTCTGTTTCCATGCCTGTCAGTTTTAATTTGCCTTGTGCGTAGAGGTCGTCGAGCACTTCGAGGATGTGACGGACACGAAAATGGAACGGTCTGCCCATTAAATTCGCGCCTTCCCAACGAATGGCGGTATAGGCATGACCACATTCGGGGCTGATAACGGTTTGTACTTGTAATTGTTCCGCAGCGTGAACAATACGGCTTACCAGTTGTTTTGCAATGTCAGATGAGCCAATTTGAATCCCGCTGTTAGTCGCTTCATAGGCTTCGGTGGCGAGTGTCCACGTTTTGCCCGCATGTTTCATAATTTTGGCAATCGCTTCTAAGTATTCGGGGAAGTTGATAATTTCCATCGAAGAAAGCAATACCATGTATTCCGCACCGAGTTGGTCGAAGGGAATCGTTAAGCCTGTGGCTTTTTCGATATGTTTGACTTGGGCTTGTAACGCGGGGAGTTTTAAGCCCATGGGGCTACCTATCGTTACGGCTCGTTGTGAAGCCCCAATTAAGCCCTCGGGCGCGTGACCTGCGGCAACCATCCCCTCTCGAGTTTTGCGCACCATTGAGACAATATCGTTGCCAACAGGACAGACCAGCGAGCACCGTCCGCAAAGGGTGCAACTGTTATAAACCAGTTCTTGCCAATCGGCTAATTCGGCATCGGTGAGTTTTTTGGTAATGCCGAGCGTGACTTTTAAGCGTCCTAATAAGGTATATTCTTGCTCCCAAACTTTGCGCAAGGGTTCAACTTTATGAATAGGCGTATATTTTGGGTCTTGGGTCTCTGTGTAAAATAAACAGGCTTCTGCACACATGCCACAATGGACGCAACTTTGTAAATAAGCGGCTGTCGCTGCATCAATTTGATTTTTTAAGGCGTTATAACCACGTTCAAAAGTAGCCGTGCTCATGCTTCAACTCCTTTACGGGCTGCATCCGCACCGTTATAAAAGCGGGCAATAAATAGGCTAAAAGCGTGCATTAATTTAGTAAATGGGAATAAAATCATTAACAATTGCACGCTGAGCAAGTGTAAAGCGAGTATTAATTGATAAGAGAAAAAGAGATGATGGTAAGCCAAATATCCTGTTAAAACAGGTAGAAACGTTACTAGCCATACAATATAGTCCATGCGAGTAGAGAGAAAACGCAAGACTTTATCTTGTAAACGATGAATTAAGACACCCAGTAATGCGAGCAAGGTTAAAACTGTTATAAAATCAATGATTGGTGAGGGCAAGCCCGCCCATGAAAACCCCAGAATTTCCGCAAAAAAAGCAATGTGCGGAATAAAAAGCAACAAAATAAAAAAGATGCCTAAATGAAAAACATAGCCTAATAAAATCGTGAGTTTCGAGCGGGCAAAAGTGCCTTGATACACCCAAGAACGAGAAACAATTGTGCGTAATCCGCCTTCTACGGGATTGCCTCGCGCCTCCGCATAATTCGGCTTGCGTCCCAATAATAAAATTTCGAGCAACCGTAGCACGATGCCCACACAGAAAATAAAAAAGGCAATTTGAAAGCCCGTACCACGCGCCCATAATAATAATGCGCCTTCGTCCATTATTTCCCCCCCCTTTCATTTTTACCGTCTTCGCGGGTTAAATCGTGAATCGTGACGACTTCCCGTTGTGTATCGGCTTGTGATTTTTTATTAAGATTTAATACGGTTGCCGCCATGCCTGCGCCAATCCCGATAATACTGGCGTAAGCGACTGTACTGCTTAAACAGGCAGTAGGTACAGAAAGGGCTTTGTAAAAACTGCCTGCATCCCAAAAATTCGGCTCAGAACAACCTAAACAGCCGTGACCGCTTTCAATGGGGAAGCTCACGCCATCATTCCATTTTAAAGTGGCGCAGGCGTTGTAAGTCGTTGGCCCTTTACAGCCCAATTTGTATAAACACCAGCCTTGTTTAGCCCCTTCATCATCAAACGTATCGGCAAACAAGCCTTTATCGTAAAACGGACGACGATAGCAACGGTCATGAATGGTTTGCCCGAAAAAGGCTTTCGGACGTTTTAAAGCGTCTAAGGCGGGTAAAGTGCCAAAAGTGACGAGATGGGCAATAACGCCTGTGATAACGACGGGAATCGGCGGACAGCCTGAGACGTTGATAATGGGCTTATCGGTAATGACTTTATCGACTGCTACCGCGCCTGTTGGATTTGGATTGGCTTGCGGAATACCGCCAAAAGCGGCACAACTGCCGACAGCAATAATGGCTTTTGCATCCTTTGCGACATGTTTCAAAATATCGAGATTGCTTTCGCCTGCAATGGTGGAATAGCCCATGTTACCCAGTGGCACAGAGCCGTCGACGACTAACAAGTATTCGCCTTTGTGTGCCGTCATTGCGTCGATACGGGCTTGTTCGGCGGCATCGCCTGAGGCGGCTTGTAAGGTGTGGTGATAATCGAGTGAGATATAATCAAATATCAGGCTTTCGATGTTGGGTGAATGTGCACGGGTCAGTGACTCACTACAGCCTGTACATTCTTGAAAGGAAAGCCAGATAACGGAAGGACGTTGTGCTTTTTCTAACGCCCGCGCAATTTGCGGAATTAGGCTGGATGATAATCCCATCATGCCCGCCGCGACGGTACAGAATTGTAAAAAACCGCGTCGACTCATGCCTTGAGCGCGGAGAGAGTCACCAATCGTTAATTTACTGTCCATTTTCTCCCCCTTGGTTTAACGAGTTAGTGTTATAGATAATTATTATTTAATAATATACTAATGAAAAAAAATATAGCTTTTGTTTAATTTATTGTCCACGAAAGGCACGAAATACACGAAAGATGTAAAACAAAAAATCTATTAGGTTTTGTGGATGTAATAGGTGTTTGTTTTTTTAGAAAATTTGCTGGAATTCAAGTTGTGGATGTGGGCGGTAGTTCCATGAAAAAATTTTGCATTCGCTGATTGTTTTCAGTGGTGTTTAACGCAACAGCAATATTGGGTAGGCTTTGATTTAAAAATTCAATACAGCGTGGTTCTAGTGTGTGAAAAGAACCTAATTCTATTACGCCTTTTAAGTGGTTTTCATACAAAATTGGAAAAACTAATAGCACACGCGGGGTTGTGTTGCCTAGTCCTGAGCGAATCAGCATGTAATCTTCAGGAATATCCGTGATAATAATCGGACGACCTTCTAATGCGGCTTGTCCAATAATGCCCTCACCTAATAGAAATTCATTCGCAATCGTTTTGCGCTGGTGATAAGCCGAACTTGCTAAGAGTTTTAGTGTGGTCACTTCTCGTGGAATAAGTCCGTAAAATGTACCCACTTGCATATCTAAATAACGGGTTAAGAAGGTAATTACTTTTTTTGCAAGCAAGTATTTATCTTGCTCTCCGCTCATCTGCTCATTTAATTGCGCTTGTCCTGTTTTTAACCAATCTTGTAATAAGTTTTTTTCGTTGGCTTGTCGTAACATGGTGGTCATGTTAGAGAGGGCAAGTCCTAACTGGTCATTGTTAGAAAGTAGTTCTATTTGACAATGATAGTCACCAACAGAAATGGCATTGGTTTGTTGAATGACACGGTATAAGCCTATTTGTAAACGTCGCACGGTGTCTAATAAATCACCAATTTCATCGTGTCCATGATAGGGATAATCTTGCTTTTGGTTTAATTGTCCACTGGCTAGGTGTTGTAAATAACGGCAGAGATGTTGTAAGGGTTTTGTGATGTAATACGATAAGAGGAGGATTAACAGTAATGCAAGTCCTAGCAGTAACACACCGCCGAAGACAAAGCTCCATTGTGTTAAGCCTTGTTCTGTTGCAATCGCAAGACGGCGAGGAATATCAACAATGACTAGCCATGTGTTTTTACTCACGCCTAAACGAATAGGTACACCATAGCCGATGTAATCTATTTGATTGATTTGGCGTTGATGAAAAAAGGGTTTGGCTTTGGTTATACCTGTTAAGATTTGTTCATCGTAAGAAATAGCATTTACTGATTGTCCTACATGGGATTTATCGTAGCTAATGACGACAGTGCTATCATCGGCATAAACTTCAAACAAGGCATCAGATAGATTCGCAACACGAATATTGTTTAAATACGATAGGCTATCGGTTTGAACATCAACACCAACCAAGCCGATTAATTTTTTTTGGGGGTTGAGTAAAGGGACAAGGAAAGAGATAACACGAATATCTTGTTTTGTTTGTGTAGAAATAAGATGGGGGCTAAGAATTTGCTCTTGTTCTGAACTTTGTATTAATTGATAACTTTCTTGTAGCTTATTGCCAACCGTTTCCATAACGCCTGCGCCTGTTGCGTTGCGTGTCCAATAAGCTTTAAAATATCCATTGTTATCAACAAATTCAGCGGATGACTCTTTAAACGGGTTGTTTGTTAAGGCAACATAAATCGCAAAAACCGTTTGGTTTTTTTCAATATAGCCTTTTAAATGCGTGTCCAAAATAGGACGATAGTTTGTAATGTTGGAAGTGCGAAGCGTGCTTTCTAATAAGGTTGCAAGTGTACGCACTTCACTAAAAGGCATTTCTAATTCTGCCTTAACAAAACTTGCATATTGATGAGTAATTGCTTCTGTATATCGTTGGGCGCGTTGATTAGTAAGGCTATTATTTTCTTGAGCTATCAAGAATAAAAGACTAAACACGCCCAGTGCTACAAAACTTAGAATGGGTAACGCAAGTTTAGTGGCAATTTTCATCGGATAAAACGCGATTTGTAGGGGTAAAGCTTGTTCTACAAGAGAACTTGCATATTTAAGTTGAACGTAGCATAGCAAATAAGCGTCTTTAAGAAATAGACCTTAGTTTGTTTCATCATGACATGGCAACGCGCTACATCCACAAAACCAGTCGTGTTGTATGCAACAGAAACTTGTTAATCGCGTTTATCTGAAATAAAGCTACAGATAAGGACTCATCCCTATTCTTTCTTACCCCATGAGCGCACACTTCCTACATCAACGTGTACAAAGTTTGAACCCGCATAGTATCCAACTCCACCACGTTGCATGAGCACGGCTGTTTGGTAAATTTGGTCAATATTTTTGTCAGGCAGACGAATATCAGCCGCTTTACCTTCCATATGTAAACTGTTTTTAGCAACCCCTGAGTTTTTGCGACGTCCTCTTAACATCGCGTTTGTTTCGGGGGAGCGGTAGCCAGAGATTAATTGTAGTGGCTCTGGTGTTGAAAGTGCTTGTTGTAAGTCATAAAACAAGTCTAACAAGTTTAAATCGATGGCGTGTACATCGTCGGTTCGATGGTCACGAAAAAGTTGGTTGATTTTGTTTAAGGCAGATTTAACGTAAGCCCCATTTGACCAATATATAATTTCTAAGTCTTCATTGGTGTTCAGGTTAGCAAAAGAGAGCTTTTTCTCTTTTACAACAAGGGGTTGTGTCTTATCCCAAATGGCGTTAAACGATTCTATATCTGAGGGTTTATGTTTGTCTTGGCTCGCTAATACCAATTGTGGCAATGTTAGCAGTCCTGTGCTAGCGAGTAGTGTGTTGTATAGAAATTGACGGCGCGTCGTTTTTTTACTAAACGTCATGTATATATTTCCTCTTTATCGCTAAAAACTGGCACGCAAAGTACCGCTACGATTGTTTTTAACATCGTATGAATCGCAATTATTTCATTTTTGACTAAACGTCAAAATTTGACGCGGACTAACGCCAAAATAATCGCCCAAGTTAAGAAGTGCATCACAAAGATTGTGATTTTCTACTGCTGATGATGAGAGGTAAGCGGTAAAATCGCTCACCTCACACCCTATCAATCAACTGCGTTCCTTGCTGTTTAGCTTGTCCATCCTAATACAAGTTCTTTCATTTGTACAATGACAATCATTTTACTTTCTTGCAACGACTTGTAATTTCGTTAAAGCTTGTAGCGAACGTTCATCGTGTTGATAGATGTCATCCCGAAATTGCATTGTTCCCTCATCATCAATCCATGCTGTCCAATAGAGTAAGTACACGGGTAAGGGTTGGTCTAAATTGACAATGCGATGTTTACCTGATTGGATGGCTTTTTGAATACTGTCTTTATTCCACTTATCGCTGTTTCCTAACACATAGCTTGCTAAGTTCAGCGGTTGTTCTACGCGGATACAGCCAGAACTTAATGCACGGTCGTTGAGACCAAATAGGCTACGTTTTGGGGTGTCATGCAGGTAAATTGAAAATTTATTCGGGAACATAAATTTGATTTTCCCTAATGCGTTACCATCCCCAGGGTTTTGACGTAATTG is part of the Beggiatoa alba B18LD genome and encodes:
- a CDS encoding YcbK family protein translates to MTFSKKTTRRQFLYNTLLASTGLLTLPQLVLASQDKHKPSDIESFNAIWDKTQPLVVKEKKLSFANLNTNEDLEIIYWSNGAYVKSALNKINQLFRDHRTDDVHAIDLNLLDLFYDLQQALSTPEPLQLISGYRSPETNAMLRGRRKNSGVAKNSLHMEGKAADIRLPDKNIDQIYQTAVLMQRGGVGYYAGSNFVHVDVGSVRSWGKKE
- a CDS encoding ABC transporter ATP-binding protein, encoding MPALINLRPTDATNEFVIDVSQLSKTFGTRCVVNNLALRIKRGEIYGFLGPNGSGKTTTMRMLCGLLTPDTGQGVCLNYDILRDSNQIKQKVGYMTQKFSLYEDLTIRENLDFIARLYHLNNRRQRVSASLEQLGLSTRASQLAGVLSGGWKQRLALAACLLHEPQLLLLDEPTAGVDPAARRDFWEQIHQLAANGMTTLVSTHYMDEAERCHRLAYIAYGNLLADGTVQEVITGSGLNTWIVSGSALWQLQAQLKQLPAIEQAVAFGNQLHISGRNAQALNESLQPYQQDPRYQWTLTQPNLEDVFISLMQSAQDTSL
- a CDS encoding helix-turn-helix domain-containing protein; the encoded protein is MEFSIKILNQLRPILRSFRKAQKLTQTDIAKRLGITQQSYAQLEANPATASLERLFKVLAILEVDIILRERVVDVTKVIPDMKNLASLSQANLDATKVIPDIFDIKKELSYAFDSLKKKR
- a CDS encoding type II toxin-antitoxin system HipA family toxin; this encodes MGKSLQTLNVLTNGVLVGKWEYTQNKDSFVYDNNWVKHGYPLSLSLPFTADNQRYQGEVVTNFFDNLLPDSDVIRRRLAVRHRATDTSPFQLLATIGRDCVGAIQLLPPDKIPTDLQTIQGKLLDNSEISQLLKNITVKNSFNEFEEDLRISIAGAQEKTALLFHNQQWLLPQGSTPSTHIFKLPIGLVGNTQADMQTSVENEWLCSKIVQAYGIDIAQCEIAQFEEQKVLIVERFDRKLASNQQWILRLPQEDFCQALGVSSLHKYQAEGGAGIADIMRILNSSEQATEDRKTFFKSQLIFWLLAACDGHAKNFSIFHLPNGNYRLTPLYDVLSFHPIAVTGKNKIPFQKLKLAIAVRGKSGNHYLVSKIQRRHWLEQANQVGLGEKTAEIILEELHNSTEQVLTSVEKCLPPNFPLNLAETIFNGIRKQGALLFH
- a CDS encoding GAF domain-containing protein, with translation MLCYVQLKYASSLVEQALPLQIAFYPMKIATKLALPILSFVALGVFSLLFLIAQENNSLTNQRAQRYTEAITHQYASFVKAELEMPFSEVRTLATLLESTLRTSNITNYRPILDTHLKGYIEKNQTVFAIYVALTNNPFKESSAEFVDNNGYFKAYWTRNATGAGVMETVGNKLQESYQLIQSSEQEQILSPHLISTQTKQDIRVISFLVPLLNPQKKLIGLVGVDVQTDSLSYLNNIRVANLSDALFEVYADDSTVVISYDKSHVGQSVNAISYDEQILTGITKAKPFFHQRQINQIDYIGYGVPIRLGVSKNTWLVIVDIPRRLAIATEQGLTQWSFVFGGVLLLGLALLLILLLSYYITKPLQHLCRYLQHLASGQLNQKQDYPYHGHDEIGDLLDTVRRLQIGLYRVIQQTNAISVGDYHCQIELLSNNDQLGLALSNMTTMLRQANEKNLLQDWLKTGQAQLNEQMSGEQDKYLLAKKVITFLTRYLDMQVGTFYGLIPREVTTLKLLASSAYHQRKTIANEFLLGEGIIGQAALEGRPIIITDIPEDYMLIRSGLGNTTPRVLLVFPILYENHLKGVIELGSFHTLEPRCIEFLNQSLPNIAVALNTTENNQRMQNFFMELPPTSTT
- a CDS encoding hydrogenase small subunit, with the translated sequence MDSKLTIGDSLRAQGMSRRGFLQFCTVAAGMMGLSSSLIPQIARALEKAQRPSVIWLSFQECTGCSESLTRAHSPNIESLIFDYISLDYHHTLQAASGDAAEQARIDAMTAHKGEYLLVVDGSVPLGNMGYSTIAGESNLDILKHVAKDAKAIIAVGSCAAFGGIPQANPNPTGAVAVDKVITDKPIINVSGCPPIPVVITGVIAHLVTFGTLPALDALKRPKAFFGQTIHDRCYRRPFYDKGLFADTFDDEGAKQGWCLYKLGCKGPTTYNACATLKWNDGVSFPIESGHGCLGCSEPNFWDAGSFYKALSVPTACLSSTVAYASIIGIGAGMAATVLNLNKKSQADTQREVVTIHDLTREDGKNERGGK
- a CDS encoding (Fe-S)-binding protein, with amino-acid sequence MSTATFERGYNALKNQIDAATAAYLQSCVHCGMCAEACLFYTETQDPKYTPIHKVEPLRKVWEQEYTLLGRLKVTLGITKKLTDAELADWQELVYNSCTLCGRCSLVCPVGNDIVSMVRKTREGMVAAGHAPEGLIGASQRAVTIGSPMGLKLPALQAQVKHIEKATGLTIPFDQLGAEYMVLLSSMEIINFPEYLEAIAKIMKHAGKTWTLATEAYEATNSGIQIGSSDIAKQLVSRIVHAAEQLQVQTVISPECGHAYTAIRWEGANLMGRPFHFRVRHILEVLDDLYAQGKLKLTGMETERMTFHDPCQLVRRGGVIEQPRRLMHLVVKDFVEMEDSGKMNWCCGGGGGVGAIEDAAELRTKVFNRKVTQLKNAHVDKLVTACANCRTVMEEGMEEYEMNMPIVGLTEMIAEHLDESAGESA
- a CDS encoding nickel-dependent hydrogenase large subunit, with protein sequence MNERLVVDPITRIEGHLRIEAQVDDNQVIQSAYSSGTSVRGIEIILQGRDPRDAWAFAQRICGVCTLVHGMASIRAVENALNYPIPANAQLIRNLMIGAQYIHDHVMHFYHLHALDWVDVVSALQADPKATADLAQSISHYPKSSAGYFSDMQKKLKGFVEGGQLGIFANGYWGHPAYKLPSEANLMAVSHYLEALAWQRDVAKLHAIFGGKNPHPNFVVGGVPCAIDLNSDSALNAKRLAQVNDIIQQMRLFVEQVYLPDTLAIASFYKDWAQQGEGLGNFMTYGDFPQNGLQNPANNLIPAGVILNRNLQEIHPVDLNDPEQIQEFVSHAWYDYQSGKDKGLHPYHGETKLHYDGPTPPYKQLDVEKSYSWLKSPRWRGKAVEVGPLARVLMLYATGHAQTKELVDSSLRQLDLPISALYSTLGRTATRSLESKIVADQMQIWYDNLLNNIRQGDTKTFNDTQWHPNTWAKQAQGVGYMEAPRGALAHWIVIENGKIANYQAVVPTTWNAGPRDAQGQTGAYEAALQGQKLQNPKQPIEILRTIHSFDPCIACAVHLSGEDGEEMLQIKVG
- a CDS encoding tautomerase family protein — protein: MPYINIQVIQGITREQKQQLVQEITDSLVRILGKKPEHTHIVIQEIAEENWGFAGCLTDDWKKQQLNKQ